One Deltaproteobacteria bacterium DNA window includes the following coding sequences:
- a CDS encoding thiazole synthase produces the protein MVCEKSKLIINGEQLNSRLLIGTGKFSSPEIMAKAIDASGTELVTVALRRVDVTSPADRTLSALDFTKYRLLPNTSGARDAQEAIRLAKLSRQACKTNWLKLEVTPDPNYLLPDPVETLKAAEELVKLGFVVLPYINADPILAKRLEEVGCATVMPLAAPIGSNRGLRTRDQIRIIIEQATVPVVVDAGLGVPSHAAEAIELGADAVLVNTAIAIADNPILMAEAFKTAVIAGEMARCAGAGNESLTARASSPLTGFLRDSL, from the coding sequence ATGGTTTGTGAAAAATCAAAACTTATTATCAATGGCGAGCAATTAAATTCTCGCTTGTTAATTGGCACTGGTAAATTTTCATCGCCAGAAATCATGGCGAAGGCGATAGACGCTTCTGGTACTGAATTAGTAACTGTAGCGCTGCGGCGAGTTGATGTTACTTCTCCTGCAGATCGCACCCTTTCGGCTCTTGATTTTACTAAATATCGCTTGCTGCCAAACACTTCTGGTGCCAGAGACGCTCAAGAAGCAATACGTCTAGCTAAACTATCACGACAAGCATGCAAAACTAATTGGTTAAAACTTGAAGTGACCCCTGACCCTAATTACTTACTACCAGACCCTGTCGAAACACTTAAAGCTGCCGAAGAACTAGTGAAACTGGGATTTGTGGTGCTTCCCTATATTAATGCTGACCCAATTTTAGCTAAACGTCTTGAAGAGGTAGGTTGTGCAACCGTAATGCCGCTTGCCGCACCTATAGGTTCAAATCGCGGTTTAAGGACTCGTGATCAAATTCGCATTATCATTGAACAAGCTACTGTGCCTGTGGTGGTCGATGCAGGTCTCGGAGTACCATCACATGCCGCTGAGGCAATTGAACTTGGTGCTGATGCTGTCTTAGTTAATACTGCAATTGCTATTGCTGATAATCCCATATTAATGGCGGAGGCATTTAAAACCGCAGTAATCGCTGGCGAGATGGCGCGTTGTGCGGGTGCTGGCAATGAATCATTAACCGCGCGAGCCTCTAGCCCACTGACTGGTTTTTTACGAGATAGCTTATGA
- the thiS gene encoding sulfur carrier protein ThiS translates to MFVTLNGNRIEVTKGSAIKALIYKLELNEKQIAVEHNGEIVDTDAYSSCILNDDDTVEIVHFVGGG, encoded by the coding sequence ATGTTTGTAACGCTTAATGGCAATCGTATTGAAGTAACTAAAGGGTCTGCCATCAAAGCACTAATTTATAAATTAGAATTAAATGAAAAACAAATTGCCGTAGAACACAACGGCGAAATCGTTGATACAGATGCGTACTCATCGTGTATTCTTAATGACGATGACACTGTCGAAATTGTGCATTTCGTTGGTGGAGGCTAA
- the thiF gene encoding sulfur carrier protein ThiS adenylyltransferase ThiF, with the protein MPNTANDFAELENLIGLRNGPGVYEKLKPAHVGIAGCGGLGSNLAVILARAGVGKLTFIDFDIVEPSNLNRQQYFVDQIGMPKVQALAANLKRINPFVSLKWYQIKIDNKNTKQFFASCNFVAECFDDPVAKAEITKAMRRYLPTTPLVTVSGIAGDGPACTISCRRVFGNHFIIGDGVSAATANARLLASRVTLAAALQANVIIRWLLGLITAHQGE; encoded by the coding sequence ATGCCAAACACCGCCAACGATTTTGCCGAACTTGAAAATCTTATCGGCTTGCGCAATGGCCCAGGTGTATATGAAAAACTTAAACCTGCTCATGTTGGTATAGCTGGCTGTGGCGGTTTAGGTAGTAATTTAGCAGTTATTCTTGCTCGTGCTGGGGTGGGTAAATTAACGTTTATTGATTTTGATATAGTCGAGCCTAGCAATCTTAATCGACAGCAATATTTTGTCGACCAAATTGGCATGCCCAAAGTGCAAGCTCTTGCGGCAAATTTAAAGAGAATAAATCCATTTGTAAGCCTAAAATGGTATCAGATTAAAATTGATAACAAAAACACCAAGCAATTTTTCGCTTCATGCAATTTTGTCGCCGAATGTTTCGATGACCCTGTGGCAAAAGCAGAAATCACCAAAGCTATGCGGCGGTACTTACCCACTACGCCGCTGGTTACGGTTTCGGGTATTGCTGGTGATGGACCAGCCTGCACCATTTCTTGTCGACGTGTTTTTGGTAATCATTTTATCATTGGAGATGGGGTATCTGCCGCAACAGCAAATGCCCGTTTATTAGCCTCACGCGTAACTTTAGCTGCTGCTTTGCAAGCCAATGTAATAATTCGATGGTTACTCGGTCTAATCACAGCGCATCAAGGAGAATAA
- the thiH gene encoding 2-iminoacetate synthase ThiH produces the protein MIVAEILSITKNASTSDVNRALTRTQLEERDIAALLSPAALPYLENIAIKAQQITRQRFGRTMQLYAPLYISNECVNRCSYCGFANHLDIERITLSIDAVVSEAQYLYNQGFRHILLVAGESPRFVPVSYLEKIATAIGPMFASLSIEIGALNLDGYKRLVTAGYDGIALYQETYDLDIFKRVHLAGPKANYQRRLQAINDAGQAGFRSLGIGSLLGLGPWQYEALALVQHARELSRKFWRSRIAISFPRIRKHAGDNHEKLIHVNDRDLVQMICTIRIAMPDADLVLSTREPAVLRDNLINLGITRVSAGSCTHPGGYGGISHAGEQFGIKDHRSAEEVANTLSLHGFEPVWKDFDQVFISSSAP, from the coding sequence ATGATAGTTGCTGAAATCTTATCAATAACCAAGAATGCCAGCACGAGTGATGTTAATAGAGCTCTTACCCGCACACAATTAGAAGAGCGCGATATCGCTGCATTGCTTTCGCCAGCGGCATTACCGTATCTTGAAAATATTGCAATCAAGGCCCAACAAATAACCAGACAGCGTTTTGGGCGCACCATGCAACTATACGCGCCTTTGTATATATCAAATGAATGTGTCAATCGTTGTAGTTATTGTGGCTTTGCAAATCACCTCGATATTGAACGAATAACTTTAAGCATCGATGCTGTAGTCTCTGAAGCCCAATATCTTTATAACCAAGGGTTTCGTCATATTTTGCTGGTGGCTGGTGAATCACCTCGTTTTGTACCTGTTTCATATCTTGAAAAAATAGCCACTGCCATAGGTCCGATGTTCGCATCATTGTCAATTGAAATTGGGGCGCTTAATCTTGATGGCTATAAGCGATTAGTTACCGCTGGCTATGATGGTATTGCGCTTTACCAAGAGACTTACGACCTAGATATATTTAAGCGAGTACATTTAGCCGGACCCAAAGCCAATTATCAACGCCGTCTGCAGGCAATTAACGATGCCGGGCAAGCTGGGTTTCGCTCGCTTGGCATCGGCTCATTGTTAGGATTAGGGCCATGGCAATATGAAGCATTAGCTTTAGTGCAACATGCTCGAGAGCTTAGTCGCAAATTTTGGCGTAGTCGAATTGCCATTAGTTTTCCGCGTATACGTAAACACGCTGGCGACAACCATGAAAAGCTAATACACGTAAATGACCGAGATTTAGTACAAATGATTTGCACTATACGCATAGCGATGCCTGACGCTGATTTAGTATTATCAACACGTGAACCTGCAGTTTTAAGAGATAACCTAATAAATTTAGGTATCACCCGCGTAAGCGCCGGTAGTTGTACTCACCCTGGTGGCTATGGTGGCATATCACATGCTGGCGAACAATTTGGTATTAAAGATCATAGAAGCGCCGAAGAAGTTGCTAATACTTTAAGCCTACATGGCTTTGAACCAGTTTGGAAAGACTTTGACCAGGTATTTATTTCATCAAGTGCACCATAA
- the thiE gene encoding thiamine phosphate synthase, whose product MKNNFGLYLVITNPVAGYEDCTKAAVENRVLYIQLRMKNAMREEVVQVGKKLRAITDESETKLIINDDVIAARMIDADGVHLGQTDINIIEARKLWITNKPKIFGLSTHNETQAQAAQDLPLDYIGIGPVFTTPTKQIPDPVVGINRVAAIIKQSKLPCVAIGGIDAQRLPKILSADVNNFAVVRYVCASNEPSLRIKELMNIWQYSQHTKNAS is encoded by the coding sequence ATGAAAAACAATTTTGGTCTTTATTTAGTAATTACCAACCCTGTTGCTGGCTATGAAGATTGCACCAAAGCTGCTGTAGAAAATCGTGTGCTTTATATACAACTTCGCATGAAAAATGCAATGCGCGAAGAAGTTGTTCAAGTTGGTAAAAAATTGCGCGCAATAACTGATGAAAGTGAAACAAAATTAATTATTAATGACGATGTAATTGCTGCCCGTATGATTGACGCAGATGGGGTGCATCTTGGCCAAACTGATATAAATATAATTGAAGCACGAAAACTATGGATTACTAATAAACCTAAAATATTTGGCCTTTCAACTCATAATGAAACCCAAGCACAAGCAGCACAAGATCTACCTTTAGACTATATTGGCATAGGGCCAGTTTTCACTACTCCGACAAAACAAATCCCAGATCCTGTTGTTGGTATTAATCGAGTTGCAGCTATAATTAAACAATCAAAACTACCTTGTGTAGCTATTGGTGGTATTGATGCACAGCGCTTACCTAAAATTTTATCCGCTGATGTAAATAATTTTGCAGTCGTTCGTTATGTCTGTGCAAGTAATGAACCTTCGTTACGCATAAAAGAGCTTATGAATATTTGGCAATACTCGCAACATACTAAAAACGCAAGTTAG